The Priestia koreensis genomic interval AGCTTGTACTGTTTTTCCCCTTTGAAAAAAGCCGTTGTATGCAAAAAAGCAGACTCTATTGCATCTTCTAGTTCTTCTATTGGAAGAGGTTTCGTAATATACTCTACCTGTTTTTTTAGCTCATCATATTGTATATGGGAAGGCTGCTGAAAATCTTTGAACAATTGAAAAATAAGCCCTGCACGCTGATAGTAGTGATTCGCTACTTCTTTTTCGATTAAATAAATATCGTATTTTCTCATCATATAGCCCCCTTATACGTTCTTAGTACCCATTATAAAACGAGCACCTTAAAATGATTGTCTATTTATGGAACAGATAACCACTAATTTTGTCGAAATAAAAAAAGGTGGCTGAGAAGAAATCTTCTCAGTCACCTTTTATTTATGAGCCGGCGCTGCTTATTTGTTTAATAAAGCTTTTACGCGAGCTACTACATTTTCAGTTGTGAAGCCAAATTCTTTCATGATTAAGTCCCCAGGAGCTGAAGCACCGAAGTGGTTAATGCCTAATACTTCGCCTTCATCACCAGTGTAACGCTCCCAACCGAATGGTGCTGCTACTTCCATAGCAAAACGTTTTTTCACTGATTTTGGAAGAACGGACTCTTTGTATTCAGCAGATTGCTCTTCGAAACGATCCCAAGCTGGCATACTTACTACTGCAGCAGCAATGCCGTCTTTT includes:
- the sirA gene encoding sporulation inhibitor of replication protein SirA: MMRKYDIYLIEKEVANHYYQRAGLIFQLFKDFQQPSHIQYDELKKQVEYITKPLPIEELEDAIESAFLHTTAFFKGEKQYKLSILKTQSRARIKMYDRLISLEGIGGVDAETAFFEVLRKLNPYFLAMDFTKGQYGWLTPIKTKKFI